The genomic window AGACCAAAATCAATACATAACAATCGAGAAAATAGGCAGGCAACTAGGAAAGATTCAGTGAGAAGATTACTCGAAATAAGGGGCGTATTTGTACACAGTAGTAGAGGGAATCGGCTTAATGATATCAACCTTAGCATTTCTTCTGGAGAGCGTGTTGCACTTGTAGGCAGCAACGGATCAGGAAAAAGTAGCTTATTAGCGGTTGCCAACGGAACTCTTATTCCTGATTCGGGGAAGGTGATTTGGCAAGATTATTCAACCTCAAACTTAGAGCAACGTCAACGAAAAAAAATAGGAACCCTGTGGCAAGATCTTCGCCTTGTAGAAGAGCTCAACGTTGCACAAAACATCAACTGTGGTGCGTTAGCTAACAGAAATTTACTATGGGCTCTAGCTAATTTACTCAAGCCAATCGAATTAAATGCCTGCAGTGAATGTCTTAAAAAAGTAGGTCTTTCATCGAGCATCCTTTCTGCAATGGTAAGCGAACTCTCGGGGGGACAGCGACAGCGAGTGGCAATAGCACGCCTCTTACGTCAAAAACCAGAGCTCATTCTCGCTGATGAACCTTTATTCAGTCTCGATCCAATCCTTGCAGAGGAAATCCTCCATCTTTTCTTGGACAACACGATGACTAGTGATATGGGCGAAGAAAGAACCCTTTTGATGAGCCTGCATCAACCATCATTTTTTCGGCACTTTGACAGGGTAATCGCACTTAAGTCTGGGAGAGTTGTCTTTGATCAACCTGCTGAATGTCTTGATGAAGAAGCTTTAGCCTTGATCTACGGATCTGCATGAGTCGCCTCAGTCCAACTCCTCCAATCCTGAGCCTTTTGCCAGCACTGGCTTTATTGCCTGTACTTATTTCTATACTCATAAGTTTCCACAATGGTGGAGTCACTCTCCTATGGGAGTTTATTTGCGCTGCCGTTCATCCATCTATTCAAGCAGAGGTCGTTCAAAGTGCATTTAGAGGAATACAGATCACTTTGGCCACAGCTCTTCTTAGCTGGTCAATAAGTTCAATAGTTGGAATTTGTCTTGGCATAGCCAGCGCCAGGGTGGTATGGGAGACCTTTTTAGGGACAAACTGGCCAGCGATTGTGATTCGCAGACTTTTGGCAATCCCGCGCGCAATTCATGAACTCCTCTGGGGTTTGTTGTTACTTCAAATGGTTGGACTTAGCCCTTGGGTAGCAATTGTTGCAATCGTCATTCCTTACTCCTCACTTGTTGCTCGAGTCGTAAGTGATCAACTTGACACCCAGGATCGTCGAGCCCTAAGGGGCTTAAAACAGGCTGGGGCGGGCTCCTCTTCCGCCTTAATTACAGCTCTTGGCCCTGCGATGGGGCCTGTCTTATTGAGTTATGTCGGATATCGACTTGAATGTGCATTAAGAGGTGCAACCGTGTTGGGGGTTTTTGGATTGGGTGGTATTGGCACTGACCTTCAACTGGCACTTCAATCTCTTCAATTCCATGACGTATGGACAGCTTTATGGTTACTAGCAGCAGTAATGGTTAGTCTTGAGCAGATATTAAGTTTGACACGTAGATATTTCAAATTATCGAAGAATGGGATTTGGCAAGTTGCCAGTATATTGATTGTCTTATTGATTCTATGCGCACTAAGTATTCCCTGGCTAAATGCAGTTGATCTTGATCTAGGAGAACCTCTTCACTGGAGCCCCCTTCCATTACCAACTGTTGATGAGCTAATAATTGCTATTCACACTCTCCCATGGATCCAATTAATCAGCAGCACGATGTTGCTAACAGGGTTAGCAGCAGGAATCGCTATCGGAACACCGCCACTAGCAATGATGCTTTGGCCAAGCCGACTGGGAATAGCAATACAAAGAATCATCTGGGGTCTGCTAAGACTGATGCCAACCCCTCTTACTGCTCTATTTTTGCTGCTCTTCAGCAAACCGAGTGTGGCTGTTGCTGCTCTTGCACTTGGAGCCCACAACATTGGAGTGATGGGTCGCCTCTTAAAAGAAGGGCTTGACCAACAAAGCGACAACAACTTGAAAGCCTTAAGCGCGACTGGCGCTGGAGAACGATCGGCTTGGCTCTATGGATGCTTTAGCGGCCAAAGCCGTAGCTATTTAGCCTATGCCGCTTACAGAACGGACGTGATTTTGCGTGAAACCGTGGTAGTTGGCATGGTTGGAGGCACTGGACTGGGTTGGCAGTTAATCGAATCTCTTGGTTCGTTCAACTGGGCACAGGTCAGTGTCCTAATCGCGGTGTTCACAGCTCTGACCTTGATCGGAGAATCGATCACTGATCGCTTGCGATATCACTGGACTGGTTCAACTAAAAAGCTACCTATGGTTGTAGACCTACAAAGCTGATCAGGTTCCACTTCTCGATGTGATGGCCAATACATACAAGAGACTCGTTGTCATAGGTGACAGTGGTGTTTATGGATGGGGAGATCGAGAGGGTGGCGGATGGTGTGAACGTCTGCGATGCCAATGGATGAGCCTCCCTGATGCCCCAGTGGTCTACCAGCTTGGAATTCGTGGTGATGGACTGGAAAGTGTTGCCAAACGCTGGCAAAAGGAATGGCAAAGTCGAGGCGAACTCCGTCGTCAGGTTCCTGATGCAGTTCTTGTGGCGGTGGGCCTCAATGACACAGCACGTATTGGACGCCCCGATGGCCGGCCCCAACTCACGGCAGAGGCCTTTCGCTTTGGCCTGCAGCAAATGCTGACAGAGATGAAACACCTCACCAAGGTGATGGTGATGGGCCTCACTCCTGTCGATGAAGCTGTAATGCCATTTGCGCAATGCCTCTGGTATTCAAACCAATCGGGGTCGGTTTATGAAGCCCAGCTTGAGGAAGCCTGTCTTGAGGTTGATGTGCCATTTCTGCCGTTGCACAACGCCATGCTCAATGAACCTGCCTGGCTCAGCTGGATCGAACCCGATGGTATCCATCTCAACTCAGAGGGACATGACTGGATCCACCAACGGGTGATGGCATGGACATCGATGCTGGAGTGGGCAGAGCTCGAACCACTAACAAACTTCACTCCTACGGTTGGCTGAAATCACCCCTAAGGAATCCGATGTTCATCCTTTAGTTGGTTTACCAGTGCTGCAGAAAAGAAGAAAGTTAAGGATGTCAATAGAAAGTCAAGTCATGGCGCAAACTTCTTGCAAAACCTTGAGAAGAAAGAGAGCAGAGTGCTCTGGGAATCAGCGTTCATTTTCATTGCCCAAATCGATACAAAAACGCAATGAGGCTGTAGTTGAACACCTTGGATTGGCGCACCTTGCAGCAACTCGCCAAGCCACCCGTGGCGGTGAAGAACTGGATGATCTCATTCAAGAAGCAAGGCTGGGGTTAATCATGGCGATGGAGAATTTCGATGCCAATCTTGGATTTAAAGCAAGTAGCTATGCAATGGCCCGTGCCAACGGCCAGATCCTCCATTTCCGCAGAGACAGAAGCCAGATTGTGAGAGTGCCCTGGCGACTGAGAGACCTATATACCCGCGGCATGAGACTCAAGCAGAAGCAGCAGAATGATGGCTTAAAACCTTTCACCGAAGAGCAACTGGCTGCACAATTAAATGTAAGTTCAGACCGCTGGCATCAAGCTGCGGAAGCCATATGGCAGACACACCTTGTATCTCTGGATGCCAAAGAGAGTTCAACAGGTGGCAATCATGTTGAGAAGAGAGTCCCATTATTGGAACGGCTCAAGTCACCAAAGCAGAAAGAACCGGATCTGCAATACCAATGGCTAAAAAAGGCTATTCAGCGTCTAACATCCCACCAGCAACACTTGCTTTACGCCCATTACATCGATGACATCAGCTTGAGACAGTTAGCAAAGCGCGAAAAGATGAAGGAGAACAAGCTGCGAAGAGTTTTGCAAGGTTTAATTAAACAACTTCAACTTTGGTCCACAAAGAAATCTGATTAGCTGGTTAAGCAGCCAAACCAAGCCAAGCGGCGATTGCGATGGCAAAAACAGCAGCAAAGCTTGTCTGTAAACCATTAACAAGTTCATTACTCAGCCAACTAATTTTGTTCTGAGCAATTGCGCCTAAAAGGCTCTCCATAAGAGTGGCCAATAAGCCAATCAAAGCAACCAAGATCGCCTGGAAACCAAAAGGCAACAGAGAGAGGGAGACCATCACGAAGGTCATCAAAAGACTGCCAAGGGCACTTGCGAGAGTGCCCTCGAGACTGATGGCTCCATCCGTACCAGCAGGTACAGAACGCAGCGTGGTGATGAGCACAGTGGTTCGGCCCCAACGTTTGCCTATCTCACTGCCGAAGGTGTCAGCAAGTTTCGCAGCAAAACTTGCTGCGAAACCGATCATCAGCAAAGACTGGGAACCAAGGCCCAGTTTGATCAGGATTGCCACTACAGCACCAGTGGCTGCAGATCCCCAGACATTTTCAGGCCCACGCCTGCCACCACGTCCCTCAGCAAGGCCAGCGAGTTTCTTCTGGGCCATGCCAAGACGGGTGACCATCGATCCCAGTACGAGATAAATCACTACCGCAAGCCACCCACGCCAGCCCAGACACCCCCAGAGGATGGTGCCTAGTGCCCCGGCATGAATCCATCCGGCGGAAGTGAGTAATGGCAGCCTCTGGGCCAGCGCAATCAATAGAGCATTGAGAGCAAAAGCCCAGAGCCATTGAACCAGAGTCGGATTAGAAAAAAGCATCAACATTGATAGCACTGCCTTTGGCCAGATTGGACAAGAGACAGCAAGCGTGGGCTATTGCTTGACGCTGTCTGGCAGACCAGAGCATGAAGCAGAAAAAACAGCCTACGGTTTTGATCTTCTCAATCTCAGCATTGAGAAAATTATCACCTCAAAAGACTGTGCAGAAAATCACTGGAGAAGTCCAAGCCCTCGAGCCAAAGGAAGCCGCTATGAAATGAAGGTTTGCTTGAAAAAGACGCCGATAAGCGCTGACATTCGTGAGTAAAAATGCAGCCGCTTAGATCAAAAACAAGCCTGCAGGAATTCAATCAGATCTTGACTGATCTCTTGACAAGCTGATCCGTCGACTTGAAACCATTGTTTGAGCTGCTGCCACAGCAGCTGTGCAAGTGCGCAGGATTGAATCTCCCAACGCCACAGGCACCCAACCGGCGGCCTCAGCGGCACACTCTTCAAGTGGGCTCCAACCACCCTCAGGACCAATCGCAACTGTGACTTGGTTGATTTCTGGGGTCAGTCCTTCCATCAAAAGTTGTAGATCAATCAGTCCCTGCCGACGAGTGGTGGCCAAAGCAAAAACTGCATGATCTGGTGGACTTTTCCACAAGGCTGAAGCTTCTGCTATCGGCAAAAGTTCTGGCTGCCAAAGCTGCTCAGATTGCTCAACTGCTTCCCTAAGGATCACCCTCCATCGCAATGGTCGCTCCTCCGCCTGAGGAGTACACCTATCAGAACGTAGAGGCTGAATCAGGTTGACGCCTAGTTCACAACTCATCCTCAAAACCTCCTCAAAGCCACGCTTTGGGAGAACAACAGCCAAACCGAGTTGTTGACGATGGCGAGGTTGTTGTAGAGAAGGAGACGAAGGTGACGTGTCAAGTTTTAAAAAATCACCTGCTTGTAGATGGGCCTCCCAGAAATGGCCAACACCATCAACAAGCGCAACCGCTTGCCCATTGCGAAGGCGAA from Prochlorococcus marinus str. MIT 9313 includes these protein-coding regions:
- a CDS encoding phosphonate ABC transporter ATP-binding protein, whose product is MRRLLEIRGVFVHSSRGNRLNDINLSISSGERVALVGSNGSGKSSLLAVANGTLIPDSGKVIWQDYSTSNLEQRQRKKIGTLWQDLRLVEELNVAQNINCGALANRNLLWALANLLKPIELNACSECLKKVGLSSSILSAMVSELSGGQRQRVAIARLLRQKPELILADEPLFSLDPILAEEILHLFLDNTMTSDMGEERTLLMSLHQPSFFRHFDRVIALKSGRVVFDQPAECLDEEALALIYGSA
- a CDS encoding sigma-70 family RNA polymerase sigma factor, which codes for MPKSIQKRNEAVVEHLGLAHLAATRQATRGGEELDDLIQEARLGLIMAMENFDANLGFKASSYAMARANGQILHFRRDRSQIVRVPWRLRDLYTRGMRLKQKQQNDGLKPFTEEQLAAQLNVSSDRWHQAAEAIWQTHLVSLDAKESSTGGNHVEKRVPLLERLKSPKQKEPDLQYQWLKKAIQRLTSHQQHLLYAHYIDDISLRQLAKREKMKENKLRRVLQGLIKQLQLWSTKKSD
- a CDS encoding 16S rRNA (uracil(1498)-N(3))-methyltransferase, encoding MAELRRLLVESQRFDAITASDHLLSLKQDEVHYLRRVLRLRNGQAVALVDGVGHFWEAHLQAGDFLKLDTSPSSPSLQQPRHRQQLGLAVVLPKRGFEEVLRMSCELGVNLIQPLRSDRCTPQAEERPLRWRVILREAVEQSEQLWQPELLPIAEASALWKSPPDHAVFALATTRRQGLIDLQLLMEGLTPEINQVTVAIGPEGGWSPLEECAAEAAGWVPVALGDSILRTCTAAVAAAQTMVSSRRISLSRDQSRSD
- a CDS encoding DUF92 domain-containing protein, with the translated sequence MLFSNPTLVQWLWAFALNALLIALAQRLPLLTSAGWIHAGALGTILWGCLGWRGWLAVVIYLVLGSMVTRLGMAQKKLAGLAEGRGGRRGPENVWGSAATGAVVAILIKLGLGSQSLLMIGFAASFAAKLADTFGSEIGKRWGRTTVLITTLRSVPAGTDGAISLEGTLASALGSLLMTFVMVSLSLLPFGFQAILVALIGLLATLMESLLGAIAQNKISWLSNELVNGLQTSFAAVFAIAIAAWLGLAA
- a CDS encoding phosphonate ABC transporter, with the translated sequence MSRLSPTPPILSLLPALALLPVLISILISFHNGGVTLLWEFICAAVHPSIQAEVVQSAFRGIQITLATALLSWSISSIVGICLGIASARVVWETFLGTNWPAIVIRRLLAIPRAIHELLWGLLLLQMVGLSPWVAIVAIVIPYSSLVARVVSDQLDTQDRRALRGLKQAGAGSSSALITALGPAMGPVLLSYVGYRLECALRGATVLGVFGLGGIGTDLQLALQSLQFHDVWTALWLLAAVMVSLEQILSLTRRYFKLSKNGIWQVASILIVLLILCALSIPWLNAVDLDLGEPLHWSPLPLPTVDELIIAIHTLPWIQLISSTMLLTGLAAGIAIGTPPLAMMLWPSRLGIAIQRIIWGLLRLMPTPLTALFLLLFSKPSVAVAALALGAHNIGVMGRLLKEGLDQQSDNNLKALSATGAGERSAWLYGCFSGQSRSYLAYAAYRTDVILRETVVVGMVGGTGLGWQLIESLGSFNWAQVSVLIAVFTALTLIGESITDRLRYHWTGSTKKLPMVVDLQS
- a CDS encoding GDSL-type esterase/lipase family protein; the encoded protein is MANTYKRLVVIGDSGVYGWGDREGGGWCERLRCQWMSLPDAPVVYQLGIRGDGLESVAKRWQKEWQSRGELRRQVPDAVLVAVGLNDTARIGRPDGRPQLTAEAFRFGLQQMLTEMKHLTKVMVMGLTPVDEAVMPFAQCLWYSNQSGSVYEAQLEEACLEVDVPFLPLHNAMLNEPAWLSWIEPDGIHLNSEGHDWIHQRVMAWTSMLEWAELEPLTNFTPTVG